TAAAGGGTGAATTTCCTAACCAGGAGATCAGCTGGGACACTATTTTAGTCGCCGACGGGCCACTGCAAAAGCCAGAAAATGTAACCGTTCAGGTAGCAGAAAACGCCTTTCATTTCACCTGGGACAAGGATAAGACCGCAGAAAGCAATCCAAATGACAGAGCCATTATCCTGTTATACAGTAAAACCTACAGGCGCCCCCATATCAATTACAGTGGCGCCCGCAGAGACGAGTTAAAAGACACCTTTTACCTCGATCCTTTTTACCTGAAAAAGAATACTTACGAAGTATTTATAGCCTTTAAAGATGTCATGAGTGACAAAGTATCTAAAAGTGTGTATTGCGGCAGATTCATAACCTAGCCCACCATACCAAAAAACGAATGGCCGAACAACTCCTCCAGAGTCATTCAGCCATTCCGTATAATACTTTGCAACGGCTACAACAGAGCCGTAGCTTTACACTATAAAAACCTTTCTAGCTCATCGAAGGAAACGATATACCCTTTATTTTTCTAAACATTTCAACCGCATAAATATCGGTCATACCGGAAACGAAATCCAGCACACAAAGTATCTTTGTATAATCATCCGTCTCTTTCGTTTTAAACTGAT
This portion of the Pedobacter lusitanus genome encodes:
- a CDS encoding DUF6266 family protein, which gives rise to MAIIQEGTVLAGIRGRIGNVVIYTWKNKVCARSLPAKPRKKRPRTIPQQAQANKMKVLSPFLNAVKPFLRTGFKQIAAGRNITANNAAKSANLLTGIKGEFPNQEISWDTILVADGPLQKPENVTVQVAENAFHFTWDKDKTAESNPNDRAIILLYSKTYRRPHINYSGARRDELKDTFYLDPFYLKKNTYEVFIAFKDVMSDKVSKSVYCGRFIT